The Natrinema sp. DC36 genome includes the window CCAGGATGGCCATCGGGAAGGCCGCGAGGACGGCCCCGGCGGCGACCAGCGCGAGCGCGAGGTAGCCGAGCCCGAGCAGGACGTTCGCGCCGCCGGTTCGCGCGCCGAAGGCGTGTTTTCCGGCGAGGCCCCCGCTCCCGTGACACATCGGCACGCCGCCCAGCGGGATCGCCGCGAGGCAGGTGACGCCCATACTGCTCGAGAGCGCGTCCGGCGAGACGTCCCGGTCGTAGAGGTCGCCACAGAGCAGGGCGGTCGCGATGGCCGCGTTCCCGACCGTCATCCCGAGCTGAGCGACGGTCCCCTCGAGCGCCGCCGCGCTGAACGACGGCGACCCGGCGGGAAAGACTGCGAGGGTCGGAACCGTGGGCGTCGGAACGCCGGCCGTCGCGACGGCGACGACCCCGCCGAGGCCGAGGACGACCAGCACGCTCGCTCTCCGATAGCCGACGAGCGCGAGCAGGCCGACGACGGCGAGCCCGCCGGCTGCGACCGGCAGGTTCCCGATCGAGAGGTCGACGGCCGCCTCGAGCAGGAGGAGGGCCACGGCGAACTGGACGCCGCGGATGACCGGTTCCCCGACGACCCGCTGGAGCCGCCCGACGAAGCCGAGTTGTCCGACCGCGAGCAGGACGCCGCCGGCGAGCAACCCGGCGGCTGCGAGTTCGGCGTGCGTGAGCGCGCCGACGATGGCCAGACCGACCAGCGCCTTCATCGGCTCGACGGAGAGGGGCATCCCGTAGTAGACGCCCCAGAAGATCTGGAAGACGCCGAAGCCGATCAGCACGTGGGGCAGTGAGACGCTCGTCGTCGCCCCCAGCGCCACGAGCAGCGGCAAGACCGTAACTGAATCACCTAGCGCACCCGTCAGTTCGTTCGCGGAGAACTCGAGGTCGATGTCGGCCCGTGACCGGATCGAGTACGCCATCTATCACCGATAATTCGGGGACGGTATTCACTCTTGTCTGTAATCTATACCGGTTTCGTGA containing:
- a CDS encoding putative sulfate/molybdate transporter, giving the protein MAYSIRSRADIDLEFSANELTGALGDSVTVLPLLVALGATTSVSLPHVLIGFGVFQIFWGVYYGMPLSVEPMKALVGLAIVGALTHAELAAAGLLAGGVLLAVGQLGFVGRLQRVVGEPVIRGVQFAVALLLLEAAVDLSIGNLPVAAGGLAVVGLLALVGYRRASVLVVLGLGGVVAVATAGVPTPTVPTLAVFPAGSPSFSAAALEGTVAQLGMTVGNAAIATALLCGDLYDRDVSPDALSSSMGVTCLAAIPLGGVPMCHGSGGLAGKHAFGARTGGANVLLGLGYLALALVAAGAVLAAFPMAILGVLLVVVALELARAAFAPVDDLRALALVAGVGVVGLVGNVGIAFVLGTVAFWLLSRQS